CTTACATCTATCGATAAAGAATGAAAGGGTATAGgaaatatacttacagtatatctcATTAAAAAATAATGAATCTTACGATGTGTCTGGTTTttcaaatataatgaatataatattcttctaaggtaaaaaaaatggcaaaaacagAATTAAAAGTAAATATCCCTATTCCTTTTCATTGCAGCCAAGATGAAATTCCTGATTGTAGCCTCCTTCTGCTTGGCAGTGGCTGTTGCTCAGAATGCGATCCAGCCAAAACCAAATGTTCGAACATTGCCTGCTGAGGTCCGAAAAGGTTAGTAtctataatatttactttttactgatCAATATATTTCTACAGAAATACTATCCATCCAAGGTGAGAATACTTAATACATTGTATCATCGAGAGTATACGGTGAAGAAGAGCAGATGCgttaatgaatattttgtgtttATTCATGAATACTTTATTATTTTAACAGAGGCTCCCAACCAGTGCTACGGATTCACCGCTAGAAAGGCCTTCGCCGTGGGCCAGTCTTGGTCCCTGACTCCCTTCTGTGGCAGAGCCACCTGCCTCCAACAGGAAAATCGGCTTTTCGAAAAGGTGGAGGACTGTGGCTTTGAGCCAAAGCCGTCTCCCGGCTGCAGAGTCGTTAACGAAGCCGACCAAGCTAAGCCGTACCCAGCCTGCTGTCCCAGATACGAGTGCCAGCCTGGTGCCAGTCTCCAGTACCCGACTGAGGAGGAACTCAGGGCTGCTGCACAGCAGGCTGCACAAGCTGCACAGGGTTAGGAGACCCAGAAAGATTTCTGCAGAGAGCATTGACGAAGTTATAAACGCAGACAGTGCTATGTCTGTAGAATTAAGATTTCCTGGCATTATATATACAGATTGTTATCATTCATAGGTCTTTAATCAGGCTGTCACAATATCATATCAATCATATCATTTTGTtttataatatgcataaatattttctcAAGTTTAGTTCACTTATTCAACTTATGTAAATAATTAACTGTTAAATTGATATGGGTGAAGTAGTTTAGATGattgttaaaatattttgtttctatttttatatgaaaataaagattattattgaaAGACATTATGTACTTAAAACCCTTTTACAATATCAAACTATGTCCACAACAAAaacgaaaaagatatatatatatatatatatatatacatacatatatatatatatatatatatataggaaacttaTATTAAAGTTATTACTTTCATCTTATTGACATTGAAATTGAAACAGATGCAAGGAACTCTCATGCAGAAAATCCGTCACATGTGAGGTCAGTCTTAGAATGACCTCAGGTCAATCgataaaggaaaagaagacgagtcAAGTGTCAATGGAAAAGACTCCCAAAGATTGAGTTCAAATTTATCCTATTTGTTGGTGATGAGAAGTTTCCAGAAGAGATCTTTGGTTAATGGTACTTGAGTAGTGTACTGGATCAGATTTTACCCCGAAAGtcatatttttattcaatatcataaaattaaatactttttcatCATTCTTTATTATATTGTCAATGTAATTATGCATCAGAGTTTGAGGTACACTGGAGAATGTACAGATTCTCAAAAGAATGTagagataaagaaaagaaataaagttaGGTacgaaaaaataatcaaataagtacataaacataaatatttgaatgaatatatatattaaaaaagcaaGAAATAAGGATGGAATGAACTATTCAAAGTAAAATAGACGAAGACTACAAAGAAATCAAGGGATAGATAAATGCATAAGGTCATGAATGGATATAAGCAAGGAATAAAAGAATAAGGAAAGTAAATAATCAATTGTATTGATGAACAAATAGATAAGTATAATACAATTCAGtgcaagaaatgttttttttttaattagtatcaTAGTTTGTTCAAAGCTTCATCAATGTGATTTTaagtaaacagacacacacacgcatatatatacacacatatatatgtatatatatatatgtatatatatcacatatgaaaTACGcaaacatgtgtttatatatgtatactgcatgtaTACAGTGCATGCCTTTTGATTTGGAGAAGGTGGATGTAGGTTCTCAGCAGTTCTAAAATGAAGATGCTGGGCTGGCCGTTGCTAATGTCTGATTCACCACAGTCGATTAGCTACCAGGTATATACTATACGACAGTTCTCATTTAAGACATTTTATGTTCAAACAGAGATTACTCAAATAATTTCTGATGACATGGGAAATGAGTGTACAAGTAATTGCATTATAATTTCAGGATGAAATACATTCTCATATATTTTGTAGACCTCCGACTTTTACTAATACCATGTTACACAGGAATAAAAGTGAACaaataattatttagatatatagataaataaattataaataaccgAAATGCTTCGGGAAAGATCAAATTTACGTCTTCGCTGTAAATGAAAttagattctttttcttttcaaattattgGTTACTTCACACAAGTGTCTTTGCCCAGCCATTTAGGGGTTTGGTCCACGGTATTAGTCAGCTATTAATACTAAAAGAATGCAAATACTATGACCTTagtatcttttatttttaataacagAAAGGTTCTCAAACTGATGCATTTTGTTTGCATTGAATGGAAGCAATATCACTCCTTcaatggtttattttttatttaaaacacagatctgttttcattatatttcatattttactgaTGACAAATttgatagtatttttatttttgcataattgTGTGCAAAAGACTATTTCATACGCATATTAAATGGAATATATGATTATTATCAAAAAATGACACATACGTAAAAATGGTCAGAAAATCCTAATTCTATCATAATTATCAAGCCAATTCTAAGTAACAAACAAACAATGGATAAGATGAATCAAGTTAAAAAACAATGCTTGAATGTtgattgttttattcatttatttatttcttattaatttcagAAAGTAAAAGTATCATACTGGGGTCAGAAATCCCTTATAATGTAGAAAGGTAATCGCCATGTTAATCAAAAGAAACGAAGACAAAATCTTTTGAGATGATCTGCAAAAATTAAGAAGTgttttattataattctaataCTTTTAGGAGTTTAACAGATTAATCAATAACCTAAAATCTATTCTAATAACTTCTcaaatttatttacttgttttaacCTAAATCCCAAACACAGAATATTCATCAAATAATTTGATGAGATGGaaattatataatgaaaagaatatcattatattattcataattatagAGTTTTCGATGTAACTAAGTCATGTCttaatattttagaaaaagaacaaaaaatattttctaaatctgGTAATTTGTGGAATTTCCGCGATAAGATGAAAGCTCAAAAAGATTTTTGTCCGTTTTCCGAGTTTATTGATAAAGTTTTATTGTTCTGTAACTTATTTTGATAATCTTAGTTATATAAAGAAAGGGTATAGAAAACAATGATGTTCTAtagaatagatttatttatttatgaaaatagataaaaactttAGCATTTATGtcaaaaaatttttactttttacatatcagtttgCGAGTAACATCTATAAGAAGAATCAGGGAAGTGAGAATAACCTGGTAAGATATGATAGATATATTCTCATGAGATTATTTGAATTTTATCATATCGGTCAGGACTAGATAAAACTTCAGTAAGATGAAATACTTCGTCAGAATGAGTAATGTTCAGAGTTCTttgtacagtttatatacatatactgtttttttctatttttagccTAAAACTTTCTGACACAGAAATTATCCTTGTGCGCCCTGTGCAGCTTGTGCAGCCTGCTGTGCAGCAGCCCTGAGTTCCTCCTCAGTTGGGTACTGGAGACTGGCACCAGGCTGGCACTCGTATCTGGGACAGCAGGCTGGGTACGGCTTAGCTTGGTCGGCTTCGTTGACGACTCTGCAGCCGGGAGACGGCTTTGGCTCAAAGCCACAGTCCTCCACCTTTTCGAAGAGCCGGTTTTCGTGTTGGAGGCAGGTGGCTCTGCCACAGAAGGGAGCCAGAGACCAAGACTGGCCTACGGCGAAGGCCTTTCTGGCTGTGAATCCATAACACTGGCGGGAGCctctgttaaaataagaattttttctttaattttatttattactttcatgAGTTTAATAAGTTTACATTTATCATTTTCCCCCTTTACATGagaaaatcgctacaaaataaacAATTACAGCTGGAGGAGGAACTTATATTGactatatattgataatttattttagGCCAATAGTCTTATTTTTTAAATTCCTTAAGCGAAAAAAAGTTAGAATGATACTAACCTTTTCGGACCTCAGCAGGCAATGTTCGAACATTTGGTTTTGGCTGGATAGCATTCTGGGCAACAGCCACAACAACACAGAAGGAGGCTACAATCAGGAATTTCATCTTGGCtgtgaacaaagaaaataaaaaacttttatttgcatatttatagttttgaatttGATTTAGAACTTCTGTATCCCGATGAGCAATTACATTTGACCATTCATACTTGTCGGAAGCTTTTCATGTTTGATGGAAgcattttattctaaatatttgtTTTCACTGTGGTCAGATAGAAAAGCAATGGAAATTATTTCTATAGTATTTCAAAACAAATATCAAAAGTCATAGTTGTTTTACAAAAACTGATGATTCAAAGTTTAATAACTattgttatagatatagatataagcttGATTACTAAAAATAACTTTTAAGGAAATCTGTTTTAATATCCTTTTTCAATTACTAAACAGTTAACAATATGAATATAATAGTAGCGGCCAATATGATAATTTACATATAATAGAGCATTaatacatttatatcatatatcgACAACTCATTGAGTATGGAACATGAATATGTAATGGTATTGttatcaagaaaaatatatgtgAATTGGCAATATGAAACataacatatttattttgataatttcttttgaagtaggctgccataaaaaaaaaaaaaaaaaaaaaaaaaaaaaaaaaaaacaagcataaaAGTCTCATCTAAGAAGCCCATAAATATAAGCAATGACCTTTCAATTCTATATTTTCTCAACTCTTACCTTAGTTGGCTTTAGTATTGTTGCTACTCGGAAGAACAGCAGGAGTATTTGACACTGACTAAGGAAGCTCTGATGTTTATATCCTGCAAGGGAAGAAGATCCCACGAGATGCCAGATACCACCTTTTTTGTGCCCTTAGCCAGTTAGTTTTGTCCAACACCGGCTGAACGGACAGGGATTTAGCGAAATGAGTCGGTCCTACGAATACTTCATCAACTTTCTTCTAAAACTGGGAAtaattatgtatgaaaaatatcttatttgtcGTCTTCATGAAATTTCAATGAGGATATTGATACGTTATGGCACTTTCGAAACGCGGTAAATTCCCAAGAATATTGCAGCCGGAATTCCACGAGTGGGAGCAAGAAGTGCAGATTGCGAAAGTCAGTTTGCTTACGAAAGAGCCCCAGGTTCAGTCATTCGCTCACTACCCGAGTCAGCCTCCATGTTTGAAAAAGAAGAATCGAATATATGTAATGGCAaacgttttttcttttcttttggaaatCTATTTTACTTTACCATCAAATTGCGGTACCTCCGAAATATTACTTACAGTTTCCTTCGTTTCCTTATACGGGTGAAGAAACATTGAAGCTATTATGTAAAAGCCTTTTCTGATGAATGACGAACAATTGATATAATTGGTTGATCATTTTCATTTGTATACGAGATTTAAGACTAACGATACACAGTTAACCACAAACTGAAGTAaaggtataactctctctctctctctctctctctctctctctctctctctctctctctctctctctctctctctctctcatgggccaTTAATGGACCTTAGGTCCATTCTGTGGCTGAGACACCTATCTCcaacaggaaacacacacacacacacacacacacacacacacacacacatatatatatatatatatatatatatatatatatatatatatatatatatatatatatatatatatatatatatatatatatatatgaagggaatGACGTAAGTTTTAGTTACGTAAATAGGTAGTTAGTTACTTAAGTACATGATGTCTAATTTTGATAACATTACATTCCGGTAAACCATAGAATAAAGACGTCATTATTAAATGCATAGGTCATGTAAATGTTGCACAAGGTTTGCTCAGTATTTCATCTCATTAGTTCTTCACTTTGCTTATTTTGATTGACAGGAATCTCGTCTAATTAATCTATAGGGGTTTTATCTTCTATGTATGATACTTTCAGAAGAGAAGGAATGAGAACTCATTACCACTACTCGTATCAATAAACAAAATACCTCTATGCATAAAGTGTTTACTTAATCTAATTTATTGTGTGGATTTTTTACTACACGAAATCACAATAACATTATGATACATTTGAAAATTCTGAAGAGATtgtaaagttcactcatgaatggcagaggcaaggaccggTCAATTTCCCAAGGATCGAACATATATGCAGTAGGCCTACATATGATAAGCTCCTAAGGCCCCTCTATACCTACGCTAGTCCaagggggaccaggcaatggctgttagtcTTGCGCAATTCTTAACCAAGTTTTTGGCTACAGTCCGTAGTTGACTTACTACCCGGTACCATTTCTGGAGTCAAAATAACAAGGGAAAATGAGACTGTTGAAATAATTATTACATGCGTTTATCGAAAGGTAATCATTTTAATTAGTTTAGAGAATTACAATAAATacatcataaaattatcaaaatttctttGTTAAAGAAGTCTGAATGTGTCAGGTCCATCTTACCAGACTTAACcggctaaaaagaaagaaaaaaaaaattcaattggccAAGAAAGTCCAGAAAGCGATTTGCGTGAGTAGCAGTAAATCTCTTTTTTcacttgcctattttttttttttttttttttttttttttttgctaaagagCCATTCCTGGGGTTTGACGAGGGACTTTACCAGGGACGACTATTTATTGC
The window above is part of the Palaemon carinicauda isolate YSFRI2023 chromosome 11, ASM3689809v2, whole genome shotgun sequence genome. Proteins encoded here:
- the LOC137649864 gene encoding uncharacterized protein; amino-acid sequence: MINCYGFTARKAFAVGQSWSLAPFCGRATCLQHENRLFEKVEDCGFEPKPSPGCRVVNEADQAKPYPACCPRYECQPGASLQYPTEEELRAAAQQAAQAAQGAQG
- the LOC137650277 gene encoding uncharacterized protein isoform X1, which produces MKFLIVASFCLAVAVAQNAIQPKPNVRTLPAEVRKEAPNQCYGFTARKAFAVGQSWSLTPFCGRATCLQQENRLFEKVEDCGFEPKPSPGCRVVNEADQAKPYPACCPRYECQPGASLQYPTEEELRAAAQQAAQAAQG